In Nostoc piscinale CENA21, the genomic stretch CAAATCCGCCAGATGGTGGGGTTTGCCACACACCAGAAAAGATACTTTCTACAGCCAGCGAAATTCTCACTAAATCTTCTTTAAGTAGGGGTGGCCAGTCTACCCCAGCTTTGCGCCCAGCTACGTATAACTGTTGTGTCTTGACACCTAACTGATAAAGGGCAAAAGTTAACTCACGGTCTAAACTGGGTACATCTTTGAGGGCTTCAAACACAACCTTTAACGCCAGCAAAATCGAGGTAATCTGACCTGGAACCGGTGGTTTTCCCTGCTTCATCCGCATCAATAAAGCATCAGGGTTGTCGTCGGTTGTGATTGTTTGAGATACAAGCAGTTTGCGGGCTGTGTCGTAATTCATTGCTCAACTTCGCGCGTTAAAATCTGATTGGGTGAAAGTGCAAGGATAGTGTATTTGAAAATTTCGCCATAAGTTTAATTGTGATCAAAAAAGGGGACGTTGCTACTGTCCCCTTTTTTCATAACTCATCAGCGATCAACTACACCGAACTCAGATGTTTTTCTACCACTGCTTGCGGGTTAGCCTCTGGACTATCTGCTTCGGAAGGTGGTACTAATTGCCAGAACTTAGACACAAATTCTGACCAATTTTGCAGAATTGCTTGGGCTTTGGGTGAACCAGTGCGTTCTGCGTGAGTTCTAATTAACTCTTGCAGTTGCTTTTGTCCTGCTTCTGTCAAGACTCGCTGGATTTTGACGTTTTCCCGGTTGACTAATTCAGGGAAGGAACCGTCTTCATCGAGGAAGTATGCCAAACCGCCAGTCATCCCGGCTGCGACGTTACGTCCGACTTTACCGAGGACAACTATGACACCACCAGTCATGTATTCGCAGCAGTGATCACCTGCGCCTTCAACGACGGCTGTACCTTTGGAGTTGCGGACAGCAAAGCGTTCACCTGCTAAACCGTTGGCAAATAAGAAGCCGCCAGTTGCACCGTAAAGGCAGGTATTACCCACAATCACGTTCTTGGATGGGTCATAATTAGCTTGTGCTGGGGGTTTGATGATGATTTCACCACCGTGCATCCCTTTACCAACGTAGTCGTTGGCTTCGCCTTCCAGAGTTAAAGTAATCCCAGAAAGGTTGAACGCCCCAAAGCTTTGACCTACACTACCTTGGAAGTTGAGATTGATTTGTCCTTCAAAGCCGCCATCGCCGTATTGAGATGCGATCGCACCAGCTAATCTTGCACCAACTGTTCTATCGGTGTTGACTATTTTCAATTTCTTAGTCACCGTCGATTGGTTACGAATTGCGGCTTGAATTTCGCTATCAGCCAGCAATTGGTCATCAATTACCGGGCCGTTGCTGTGAACTTCTTCATGGACTAACCAGCTACGGTTTTCTTTTGTATCTGGTAGTTGCAGTAAGCAGTTGAGATTCAAGGCTTGGGTTTTAGCCAGCTTGGCTTCGGGACGGACTGTTAATAAGTCTGCGCGACCGATAATTTCTGATAGGGAACGATAGCCTAGTTTTGCTAACAAACTCCGCACTTCTTCCGCAACAAAGTAGAAGAAGTTAACAACGTGTTCAGGGATACCTTTGAATCGCAGACGCAGTTTTTCATCTTGAGTCGCTACACCCACAGGACAGGTATTTTTGTGGCAGACTCGCGCCATTTGGCAACCTTCGGCAATCATGGCAATGGAACCAAAGCCAAATTCTTCGCCACCCATCAATGCAGCCATCAGGACATCCCAGCCAGTCTTGAGTCCACCGTCTACCCGCAAAATGACGCGATCGCGCAAACTATTCTGCATTAGGACACGATGCACTTCACTTAGACCGAGTTCCCACGGTGAGCCAGCGTGTTTAATCGAACTCAGAGGTGATGCACCTGTACCGCCATCATGACCAGAAATTTGAATGATATCGGCGTTGGCTTTGGCTACGCCCGCCGCAATTGTGCCAATCCCGATTTCAGCCACTAACTTGACTGATACTTGCGCTTTCGGGTTGATTTGGTGCAGGTCAAAAATCAACTGTGCTAAGTCTTCAATGGAGTAAATATCATGGTGCGGTGGGGGTGAAATTAAAGTTACACCGGGCTTAGATCGCCGCAACATCGCAATGTAAGGACTTACCTTGGTTCCTGGTAGTTGTCCACCTTCCCCTGGCTTTGCACCTTGGGCAATTTTGATTTCTATTTGTTTGGCACTGGCTAAATACCCTGGTGTGACCCCAAAGCGACCTGATGCAACTTGCTTGATGGCACTAGAAGCTGTATCACCATTCCGTAAGCCTTTCAGGTGGGGGAGGGTGGGTGAATAACCGGACTCATCTACATCATCTAAGACGTTGTAGCGGACTGGATCTTCACCACCTTCCCCAGAGTTGGATCTACCACCAATCCGGTTCATGGCGATCGCTAAAACTTCATGGGCTTCCCGTGACAATGCACCCAAAGACATCCCGCCAGTACAGAAGCGTTTGAGGATTGATTCGGCTGCTTCTACTTCTTCTAGAGGAATTGAGGGGCGATCATTTTGGAAGTCTAGCAAGTCTCTTAGTGCAGTGATTGGTCTGCCTTGGAGATATTGTTTGTAAACTTCGTAATGGTCGTATTGCTTGGTTTTAACAGCCTCATGCAATGCTTTGGACATTTCTGGGCTGTTCATGTGGTACTCACCGCCAGGACGGTAGTTCACAAAGCCCAAGTTATCCAATTTCTTGGCTGTGAGTTCTGGGAAGGCTTTGCAGTGAATCGAAAGGACTTCTTGCGCTAGTTCGCTGACACTCAAACCACCAATCCGGGAAGCTGTACCCTTAAATCCTAGTTCTAATAAATCGCCACCAATCCCAATCGCTTCAAAGATTTGGGCGGCTTGATAGCTGGATAGCAAGGATATCCCCATCTTGGAGAGGATTTTTAGTAATCCTGATTCTACAGCTTTGCGGTAATTACCAATAGCTTGTTCTAAGCTGAGGTTGGGCAATTTCCCCCGTTCCATGAACTGCTGGGTTCTGGGTTCAAACCACCAATCCCGGACTGTATCTAAAGCCATGTAGGGGCAAACTGCACCCGCACCATAGCCAATCAAGCAAGCAAAGTGATGGGTACTCCAACACTGGGCGGTATCGACAACTAAGGATGTCTTCATCCGCAAGCCTTCGCGGATTAGGTGGTGGTGGACTGCACCCACAGCTAATAAAGGTGGAATGTAGCTTAATTCTGGGCTAATACTGCCACCAGCGCGATCGCTCAAGATTAATATCTTCGCACCAGCCCGTACTGACTCGGCGGCTTGGGCTTGTAAAGCTGCGACTGCGGCTTTTAAGCCTTCTGGGCCGTTGGCGATCGCAAATAAGGTTGATAATTCTGCCGTTGCAAAACCAGAAGCCTTGATTGCATCTAACTCAACTTCTGTCAAGACTGGGGAATCTAACTTCAGTCTCTTGGCATATTCTGGCTTCGGTTCTAATAAATTACCCCGTTCACCCAATTCCACCTTCAAGGACATCACCAGCTTTTCGCGCAGGGGGTCAATTGGAGGGTTAGTTACTTGAGCAAAACGCTGTTTGAAATAGTCATACAACAGGTGGGGTTTATTGGACAACACCGCCAAAGGAATATCATCCCCCATACAGAACGTTGGTTCTGCACCATTGCCTGCCATTTGTTCAATCACCATTTCGACATCTTCGCTGGTGTAGCCAAAGGCAGTTTGTCGCTGAAGTAAAATTTGTTTGTCAACGGTGAATTGAGCTTTACCGTTACCGTTGCCATTGCCATTGCCATTTGTCCCATGATTGTTGACTAATGACTTCAGGTCTTGGCGATGGGTTTGCAACCATTCCCCATAGGGAAGTTGTTTGGCAATGCGTTGTTTAATTTCCCAGTTTTTCAGAATTTCATGACTTTCTAAATCCACGGCAATCATTTGCCCTGGGCCTAGTCTGCCTTTCTCCACAATTTCGGCTTCGGGGAAGTCAACCACGCCTGCTTCTGATGCCACAACGATGTAATCATCTTTGGTAATCACATAGCGTGCAGGTCTTAAGCCGTTGCGGTCTAGAGTTGCACCGACTTTCTTACCATCACTAAAAACTAATAAGGCCGGGCCGTCCCAAGCTTCTTGCAAACCACTGTAATATTCATAAAAATCAGTGATTTCGGGATAGTTTTGTAAGGAAGGTTGATTTTGGTAAGCCTCTGGCACCATAATCATCAAGGCTTCCAAGGGGCTGCGTCCCGAACGCACTAATAGTTCTAAGACATTATCAAGGGTAGCGGAATCGCTGCTATCTAAAATTACTAAAGGCTTGAGTTCATCATTGCGATCGCCCCATACTGGATGGCTAATACTCGCTTCTCTGGCCATCATCCAGTTGATGTTACCCAACAGCGTATTAATTTCGCCGTTATGTCCCAACAACCGCATAGGCTGTGCTAACGGCCACTTCGGCATCGTGTTGGTACTAAAGCGGCGATGATAAACAGCAAAGGCACTCTTGTATGCAGGATTTTGTAAATCCGCGTAAAAATCTCCCAACACAGCCGAACGCACCATACCTTTATAAACAATGGTGCGGCTGGATAAAGAGCAAATATAAAAATCTTCCGAGACAGCTTTTGCTGCTTTAAAAATCCGCTTGCGGGCAATGTACAACTGTCTTTCTAATTCATCACCAGAGTGATCCGCAGCCAGAAAAATTTGTTCTATTTGGGGTTGATTTTCTTTGGCTTGTCTTCCCAATAAATGGGGATGTACTGGTACTTCTCGCCAGCCCAGTACTGTAAATTTTTCTTCCGCAGCCACTTTCTCAACTTGGGCTTTGGTTTTTTGGGCTAATTCCCGGTCTTGGGGTAAAAATATCATCCCCACAGCAATATTGCTAGTTGAGGAAATTTCCATCCTACCTGAGAAATATTCTTTTTGTAACAACTCCCAAGGAATAGCTGTTAATATCCCTGCACCATCACCAGAATCATGGTCAGCACTACAACCACCCCGATGTTCCAAGCAGGTCAATGCGGCTAAGGCTTTAGTAACGATTTCATGGCTGGCAATATTTTGGCGATGTGCAATAAAACCTACACCACAGGCATCTCTTTCCTCTACTAACCACCTTTGTCCTTGGTAGGTTTCTTGAGAGTTGTTATCCGAACATGACATTTTTTTGCAATTGATTCACCCTTTGATCGTTCATAGCCTATTCCTGAAAGTTAAGTCACAAATTTTTGCCACTGCTTGGGAGAGAAAGTTTCGCAATTTCGCGTCACAGTCATACATAAATCACGAGAATTTAGGGAAAAAAAAATTTTAACTGCGGTTATTTATGGACTTAACCGTGTTAAAATTATTGCGTTAATTCTTCTGTGTTTATGCTGGTTTAGACAAACTACATATTGTGTTAATTTTATGTATTTGGTTTCAAAACTAAGTATTTTCCAGGTTTTTTTCAGATGATAGATGTTTGTCAGGTAGACAGTATCAACTGACCTAACACCAAATGTTTCATGAAAAACTCACTGTTGTAAAAGCTGTAAGATTCCTGATTCAGCAACAAAATCAGCGTATTACACTATATGCCCATTTGACAATTCCTAACTATTTTTATTGTTGTGTATATTGGCTGCTCACCTGTTGCAACTTTTGTTACTAACAACTTTGCCTCACCTCTAGGTAACAAGAATAGCAACTATTAGTGAGGAAAGACTATTGTATATATACATTTGACGACCAAAACTACATATATAGTTTGGCAGGAACTAGTGCCAGTTAAAACAGTCAGTTACAGTGGTTTTAGCTTAAACAGGGCTAGTGTTTCTCATCAGAGATAACTAGCCAATATATAGGTTATCACGTTTCTGAAAAAGTTAAATCACCTAATTTCCAGAGTTAGCCACAGCTAGCCGTCCTATCTCTGAGGTGATAACTTGCAAAAGTACTGGATCAAATATGTTAAAAATGCCAAATTGGTATCGCCAAAAATATCATAATGCTGTGACCAAACCTGTCCAACATCAAGCCTTGCACTTAATTGCATCACCCATAATTGTCACAATACTTAGTGTATCTCCTAGCTGGATGGCGATCGCGCAACAATCTCCCATCAACCCACAACCAGGACAGTTGCGACGACAAGCCCAATCTGCTGGTAATCAAATTTCCCTCAATGGTCGCATCCTACCCGGTGCTTGGATAGTCAAATTAGGTGCGGTTGATCAGCAAGTTATTTATCTCAGTGATGGTGTATTTCGACAGGCGATGGGAGTGGATTTTTTAAATAGCAATAATCCCACCAGACAGCCAATACAGTGGTTTTCATCATCTCCAAAGAAGTTAGTAACTCTCCTCCAAAACGGATACCGCTATCTTGATGTTACTAACTTTGCCCAACAAGCAAATTGGCAGTTACAAATTAATGGTAACACTTTGGTAATTGTCACTCCCCAAGCGCAAATCAAAAATATTATTGTCGGTCAGCAACCTCTCAATCCTCCTGGTACTGCTACTATCCGTGAAAACCGTGTTGTGGTGGATTTAGACAATCCCACACCTTGGATAGTTAGACAAGGATTACCCATTCAACCAACTCAAACACCAGCAGCAGATGATCCAGATGCGATCGCACCTAAACCAACTGCACCACCAAATCGAGAATGGACAGTTACTCTCGATGCTGTGGCTGATCCTGCTTTGATTGAACGTTATACTCCTGCGCCAGCGCCGACATCACTACCAAATCTCATCAAACAATTATTACCAGAAACAAAACCACAACCAACGCCTGATAACTTGATTCAAAAAGTTGAGGTGGTGAATAACCAAACAATTATTAGTCTGAGCGTTCCTTTTGGTTCAGCACCGCGTATCACTACAATCAATAACCCAAATCGCTTGATGATCGAGATTCGCCCTGATGCAATGGTCGAGCGCAATATAGCTTGGGCAAACGGATTACGCTGGCGACAGCAATTTATTAGTTTAGGTGGAGAACGTTTTCCTGTAGTGTGGTTGGAAGCTAACCCCCGCAACCTGACTTTAAAACCAATTTGGACAACTCCAGAAACTTTAGTTGGCACAGCACCCTTAATTCAAACAGCGCAAAAATACTTAGCTTTAGCAGCAATTAATGGTGGCTATTTTAACCGTAATAATAAATTGCCTCTTGGTGCAATTCGTCGAGATAATCAGTGGTTATCCGGGCCGATTTTAAATAGAGGTGCGATCGCTTGGAATAATTCTGGGCAATTTTACGTAGGTCGTCTGACATTAGAAGAAACTTTAATTGCTCCCAATGATTTCCGCTTACCGATTTTATTTCTCAATAGTGGTTATGTACAAAGCGGTGCTGCTCGTTATACTCCTAGCTGGGGAAAAACTTACACTCCGCTCACCGACAATGAAAGCATCCTCTTAGTTCAAAACAATGAAGTTAGCAGTCAACTATCAGGCGGAAAAGCTGGTCAAACTCCTATTCCTATTCCCCAGGATGGTTACTTGTTAACTTTGCGGGGAACAGCTGCAACTACCGCCACGCAATTATCAATAGGTACAAAGGTAACTTTGGCTAGTAACACCACTCCTGTTGATTTTAGCCGTTACCCCAACATTATTGGAGCCGGGCCGTTATTAATTCAAAACGGTCAAATTGTTCTAGATGCGAAAGCTGAAAAATTCAGCAATGCTTTTATTGCCGAAAAAGCCATTCGGAGTGGAATTTGCACCACAGC encodes the following:
- a CDS encoding phosphodiester glycosidase family protein — encoded protein: MLKMPNWYRQKYHNAVTKPVQHQALHLIASPIIVTILSVSPSWMAIAQQSPINPQPGQLRRQAQSAGNQISLNGRILPGAWIVKLGAVDQQVIYLSDGVFRQAMGVDFLNSNNPTRQPIQWFSSSPKKLVTLLQNGYRYLDVTNFAQQANWQLQINGNTLVIVTPQAQIKNIIVGQQPLNPPGTATIRENRVVVDLDNPTPWIVRQGLPIQPTQTPAADDPDAIAPKPTAPPNREWTVTLDAVADPALIERYTPAPAPTSLPNLIKQLLPETKPQPTPDNLIQKVEVVNNQTIISLSVPFGSAPRITTINNPNRLMIEIRPDAMVERNIAWANGLRWRQQFISLGGERFPVVWLEANPRNLTLKPIWTTPETLVGTAPLIQTAQKYLALAAINGGYFNRNNKLPLGAIRRDNQWLSGPILNRGAIAWNNSGQFYVGRLTLEETLIAPNDFRLPILFLNSGYVQSGAARYTPSWGKTYTPLTDNESILLVQNNEVSSQLSGGKAGQTPIPIPQDGYLLTLRGTAATTATQLSIGTKVTLASNTTPVDFSRYPNIIGAGPLLIQNGQIVLDAKAEKFSNAFIAEKAIRSGICTTATGTLMIAAVHNRAGGAGPTLAEHAQLMKQLGCVNALNLDGGSSTSLYLSGQLLDRSPNTAARVHNGIGIFWQQK